One part of the Bacteroidia bacterium genome encodes these proteins:
- a CDS encoding YiiX/YebB-like N1pC/P60 family cysteine hydrolase gives MPSILGSIRNGFLKFFGDLKVFPYPLFLLYDPGSYQVKGDDIRRLIGMLEPGDILIRGYKNYLDGYFIPGYFSHAGLYLGEVKDINLHLTEKGKEFYREGEQMVIHSMAEGVFMEDVINFCRCDFLLVVRRNKRTEPDLDLSKDNPAIFTKALASLGEGYDFKFDFSEYHNMSCTEFVFYCCEEYIGKYNVYLKKKQALFTKIDAIIPDDFVTEEFDIPFQSKSVKQEKLDKIIAKNRADKKL, from the coding sequence ATGCCTAGCATTCTTGGAAGTATTAGAAATGGATTTCTCAAATTCTTTGGAGACCTCAAAGTCTTTCCATATCCATTATTTCTTCTCTATGATCCCGGTTCCTATCAGGTAAAGGGAGATGATATCAGGAGATTGATTGGTATGCTTGAGCCGGGTGATATCCTGATCCGTGGCTATAAAAATTATCTGGATGGCTATTTCATTCCCGGTTATTTCTCTCATGCAGGTTTGTATCTGGGAGAAGTAAAGGATATCAATCTTCATTTGACGGAAAAAGGAAAAGAGTTTTACCGTGAAGGGGAACAGATGGTCATACATTCTATGGCAGAAGGAGTCTTTATGGAGGATGTTATCAATTTCTGTCGCTGTGACTTCCTGCTTGTTGTCAGGCGAAATAAAAGAACAGAACCTGATCTCGATTTATCCAAAGACAATCCCGCTATTTTTACCAAGGCATTAGCAAGTCTGGGAGAAGGCTACGACTTTAAATTTGATTTCTCCGAATATCACAATATGTCCTGTACGGAGTTTGTCTTTTACTGTTGTGAGGAGTATATCGGTAAATACAATGTTTACCTAAAAAAGAAACAAGCCCTCTTTACCAAAATAGATGCAATCATTCCAGATGACTTTGTTACGGAAGAATTTGACATTCCCTTTCAAAGCAAGTCGGTAAAGCAGGAAAAACTGGATAAGATCATTGCCAAAAACAGGGCAGATAAAAAATTATAA
- a CDS encoding S9 family peptidase: MKKNLLLLLLSTLFLQLGYAQNKPAFSRMDVFELEWVTQPKISPDGSKIVYERRSMDIMTDRRISRLWLMDSDGSNHVKLSSQDVRESNPSWSPDGSRIAFVSSAGQGSEIYIYWVETAKIARLTQLDRSPRSMSWSPDGKHLAFLMHVPEANPTMVRPPKKPKGAKWANPPRVTTRLKHEADGAGFMEPGYRHIFVVSAEGGTARQISMGNRNYGAPKWSADGRSMFFAANLAEDWAYDFRNSEIYRMDVNTGVAVALTDRKGPDRSPTVSPNGKMIAYTGFDDKVQTYQISRLYVMNTDGSKKKEVKTGLDRSIQNPSWSSDGKGIYFQYDDKGNTKIAYTSLSGKVEDVTSNVGGTGVARPYGGGSFSVSKEGEIAFTHTTPYHPSELALTERGKGEGKMLSDLNADILPYRELGQVEEIWWKSSFDERDVQGWIVKPPQFDPNKKYPLIVENHGGPIANYGDRFSPEMQLYASAGYVVFYPNPRGSTSYGEEFGNLLYHNYPGNDYDDVMSGVDAMVKTGYIDEDNLFVTGGSAGGIMTAWIIGKNNRFKASAVIKPVMNWISKTLTADNYYGYANSRYPGQPWENPEIYMKFSPISLVGNVETPTMVMVGTSDLRTPLSEAKQLYHALKIRKIETALVEVPGAFHFIANRPSQLITKIDHIVAWFDKYRN, translated from the coding sequence ATGAAAAAGAACCTACTTCTGCTATTACTGAGTACCCTATTCCTTCAATTGGGATATGCCCAGAATAAGCCTGCCTTTAGTCGTATGGATGTATTCGAACTGGAATGGGTAACTCAACCCAAAATTTCTCCTGATGGTTCAAAAATCGTCTATGAGAGAAGAAGCATGGACATTATGACAGACCGTCGCATCAGTCGTTTATGGCTGATGGATAGCGATGGAAGCAATCATGTAAAATTGAGCAGTCAGGATGTACGTGAGTCCAACCCTTCCTGGTCTCCGGACGGTAGCAGGATCGCTTTTGTAAGTTCGGCGGGCCAGGGAAGTGAGATTTATATTTATTGGGTGGAAACAGCCAAGATTGCTCGCTTAACTCAGCTGGATCGTTCTCCTCGCTCTATGAGCTGGTCGCCGGATGGGAAGCATCTGGCTTTCCTTATGCATGTGCCAGAAGCCAATCCGACCATGGTACGACCTCCCAAGAAACCCAAGGGAGCTAAATGGGCCAATCCGCCCCGTGTAACTACCCGCCTGAAGCATGAAGCAGATGGTGCTGGATTTATGGAGCCTGGGTATCGGCATATATTTGTGGTTTCAGCCGAAGGAGGAACAGCCCGCCAAATCAGTATGGGAAATAGGAACTATGGAGCGCCTAAATGGTCAGCTGATGGAAGATCTATGTTCTTTGCGGCTAACCTTGCCGAAGATTGGGCCTATGACTTCAGAAATTCTGAGATATATAGAATGGATGTGAATACAGGAGTCGCTGTTGCCTTGACAGATCGAAAAGGACCGGATAGAAGTCCCACTGTTTCCCCAAATGGAAAAATGATTGCCTATACAGGCTTTGATGATAAAGTTCAAACTTATCAGATCAGCAGGCTATATGTGATGAATACAGACGGCTCCAAAAAGAAGGAAGTCAAGACTGGCTTAGACAGAAGTATTCAAAATCCGAGCTGGTCCAGTGATGGAAAAGGGATCTATTTCCAGTACGATGATAAAGGGAATACCAAAATCGCCTACACCAGTTTATCCGGAAAAGTAGAAGACGTTACTTCCAATGTAGGAGGTACTGGTGTTGCCCGTCCTTATGGAGGAGGATCATTTAGTGTATCCAAAGAAGGTGAAATTGCCTTTACTCATACTACTCCTTACCATCCCTCAGAATTGGCCCTGACAGAAAGAGGAAAAGGGGAAGGCAAGATGTTGAGTGATTTGAATGCAGATATTTTGCCCTATAGAGAATTGGGACAGGTGGAGGAAATCTGGTGGAAATCTTCTTTTGATGAAAGAGATGTACAGGGATGGATAGTAAAACCTCCTCAATTCGATCCTAATAAAAAATATCCTTTGATAGTTGAAAATCATGGAGGTCCAATAGCGAACTATGGAGATCGCTTCTCGCCGGAAATGCAATTGTATGCCAGTGCCGGATATGTGGTTTTTTATCCCAATCCTCGAGGAAGTACCAGCTATGGTGAAGAATTTGGAAACCTGCTTTATCATAACTATCCCGGCAATGATTACGATGATGTAATGAGTGGGGTAGATGCTATGGTTAAAACAGGCTATATAGATGAAGACAATCTCTTTGTTACCGGAGGTAGCGCAGGAGGTATTATGACAGCCTGGATCATAGGTAAAAACAACCGCTTCAAAGCCTCGGCAGTTATCAAGCCTGTTATGAACTGGATCAGTAAAACCCTGACAGCGGATAATTACTATGGATATGCCAATAGTCGCTATCCCGGTCAGCCCTGGGAAAATCCTGAGATCTATATGAAGTTTAGTCCGATTTCTTTGGTCGGCAATGTGGAAACACCAACCATGGTGATGGTGGGTACTTCGGATTTGCGAACGCCCCTCTCAGAGGCCAAGCAATTATACCATGCCCTCAAGATTAGAAAAATCGAAACAGCATTGGTTGAAGTTCCGGGTGCTTTCCATTTCATTGCCAATCGACCTAGTCAATTAATTACCAAAATTGATCACATTGTAGCCTGGTTTGATAAGTATCGAAATTAG
- a CDS encoding histidine kinase produces MRKQLLHILIGISSGLLTFFYLNFGGDFLNGRPELRDLLFVSLLGVIIMQTIYGIRSLLDSYISWQERPGLRLLSGIFLNFISSISLIKIGMGLYASFRPELLPFQETSHPVFIKLIILSFSWVLMGSILYFAFHSYYLYSQGQLNEVKRSRKQIDLQLRALKDQLSPHYLFNNLNTISSLIYKDKNLAEAYIRKLAGSYQYTLETYDKTLVSLQEEMKFVKAYDYMLKTRFQDQIEIAYSIPQAQMESKVPPLSIQMLVENAAKHNQLSKEAPLKIEIGADSKYLWVKNNKTKSPSGIQSFKIGLSNINSRFKLLSAKEIIVENKDDFLVKLPIIA; encoded by the coding sequence ATGCGAAAACAGCTCCTCCATATTCTGATTGGAATTTCTAGCGGACTTCTCACCTTCTTTTACTTAAACTTCGGGGGAGACTTTCTAAATGGAAGGCCAGAACTAAGAGATCTTTTATTTGTCTCACTATTAGGAGTCATTATTATGCAGACCATTTATGGAATCAGAAGCTTGCTGGATTCCTATATTTCCTGGCAGGAAAGACCGGGCTTGAGGTTACTATCCGGAATATTTCTCAATTTCATAAGTAGCATCTCCCTGATCAAAATTGGGATGGGCTTATATGCTAGCTTTCGCCCGGAATTACTTCCCTTTCAAGAGACCTCCCATCCCGTATTTATCAAACTCATTATCCTCTCTTTTAGCTGGGTCCTAATGGGTTCCATCCTCTATTTTGCCTTTCATTCCTATTATCTCTATTCACAAGGACAGCTAAATGAGGTGAAACGCTCCCGTAAACAGATTGATTTACAATTGCGTGCACTTAAGGATCAACTGAGTCCCCACTATCTTTTCAATAACCTCAACACCATTTCATCGCTCATATATAAGGACAAAAATCTGGCGGAAGCTTATATCCGAAAATTGGCAGGCTCTTATCAATATACCCTTGAAACTTATGACAAAACCCTGGTAAGTCTACAAGAGGAAATGAAATTTGTAAAGGCCTATGATTATATGTTAAAAACCCGATTTCAGGATCAGATAGAAATCGCATATTCAATCCCACAAGCACAAATGGAAAGCAAAGTCCCACCCCTTTCTATACAGATGCTTGTTGAAAATGCTGCCAAACATAATCAACTCAGCAAAGAGGCTCCTCTCAAGATCGAAATTGGAGCTGATAGCAAATACTTATGGGTAAAGAATAATAAAACCAAAAGTCCATCCGGAATTCAATCTTTCAAAATTGGGCTCAGCAATATTAATTCCCGTTTTAAACTACTCTCAGCAAAGGAAATCATTGTAGAAAACAAAGATGATTTCCTCGTAAAACTCCCAATAATTGCATGA
- a CDS encoding histidine kinase, with protein MKKVFLHNALFRILSPCFSGAMAYVLILLFNNNVEQIFEQFLGIELVLCILLAYGVQEISRAVILLSDRLTFFRKERWRVLFQLALSSLFVLLLVSSIIYYFFLNFSGYSPNMRELLMFNSIYLVLVLMYLSLYTSHHLLYKENSRKLEQEIGLKENLDLDFQKFRQEINPQLLFESFEALIVLMHKEEVKAEDFLDYLASLYRYILAAEKKELVPFREESHALESFFKLFEHLPHRKIKFIQKTDIHSLLIPGTLIHTLEKIIRSSISSDDFQLEIELAETEEGVCLTYQKMEKLNETLEASDLLAINESYQIYSESGIRLTEEEGYKRICFPLLIPVNPSQESSPHESLISPES; from the coding sequence ATGAAAAAGGTTTTCCTCCATAATGCCCTTTTCAGAATTCTGAGTCCCTGCTTTAGCGGAGCTATGGCCTATGTGCTCATCTTATTGTTCAACAACAATGTTGAGCAAATATTTGAACAGTTTTTGGGAATCGAATTGGTGTTATGCATTCTTCTTGCATATGGAGTACAGGAGATCAGCCGAGCTGTAATTTTGCTTTCAGATCGACTTACATTTTTCCGAAAAGAAAGATGGAGAGTTCTATTTCAGTTAGCCTTATCCAGCCTCTTTGTCCTATTGCTGGTAAGTAGTATCATTTATTACTTCTTTCTCAATTTCTCTGGCTACAGTCCTAATATGCGGGAACTCCTGATGTTTAACTCCATTTACCTCGTATTGGTCTTGATGTACCTTTCTTTATATACGAGCCATCATTTATTGTATAAAGAGAATAGTCGGAAACTGGAACAGGAAATTGGCTTAAAGGAAAACCTGGATTTGGATTTTCAAAAGTTCAGGCAAGAGATCAATCCTCAATTACTATTCGAGAGTTTTGAAGCTTTGATTGTATTGATGCACAAGGAAGAAGTTAAAGCGGAAGACTTCCTGGACTATCTGGCTTCTCTTTATCGTTATATTTTGGCTGCGGAAAAAAAGGAATTGGTTCCATTTCGGGAAGAAAGCCATGCATTGGAATCTTTCTTCAAACTCTTTGAGCATTTACCTCACAGAAAAATAAAGTTTATCCAAAAAACAGATATCCACTCTTTATTAATTCCCGGTACCTTGATCCACACCCTGGAAAAAATTATTCGTTCAAGTATCAGTTCAGATGATTTTCAATTAGAGATAGAATTGGCAGAAACCGAAGAAGGGGTTTGCCTGACTTATCAAAAAATGGAGAAACTCAATGAGACTCTGGAGGCCTCTGATCTTTTAGCAATAAATGAGTCCTATCAAATATATAGCGAATCAGGTATTCGCCTTACTGAAGAAGAAGGATACAAACGCATTTGCTTCCCCTTGCTTATTCCAGTAAATCCCAGCCAGGAAAGTTCCCCCCATGAATCCCTAATTTCCCCCGAATCATGA
- a CDS encoding LytTR family DNA-binding domain-containing protein — protein MNILIIEDETPAAEKLERYLLKHDPKIEIKACITSISESVNYLREKQEELDLIFMDIQLSDGLSFEIFSQLQIRTPVIFTTAFDEYAIDAFKVNGVDYLLKPIRFTDLSNSLKKLDLLREQLIGNREVKQLSQGFKKKSYKERFMVKIGAHINTIAVQDVLFFRADGRTAYLYTKEGKRYIIDYKLEDLMEILNPGNFYRVNRSFIIQIHAIQDVLVYSNSRLKIIPPIKLDKEIIVSREKVTDFKTWLKGN, from the coding sequence ATGAACATACTGATTATAGAAGACGAAACTCCTGCTGCTGAAAAACTGGAACGCTACCTCCTTAAGCACGATCCTAAAATAGAAATCAAAGCTTGTATCACTTCTATTAGTGAATCTGTAAACTACCTCCGGGAAAAGCAGGAAGAACTTGATCTTATTTTCATGGATATCCAACTATCAGATGGATTGAGTTTCGAGATTTTCTCTCAGCTTCAAATTAGAACTCCTGTGATATTTACCACTGCCTTTGATGAATATGCCATCGATGCATTCAAGGTGAATGGAGTTGACTATTTGCTCAAGCCTATCAGGTTTACAGATCTTTCAAATTCCTTAAAAAAGCTGGATTTATTGAGAGAGCAATTGATTGGCAACAGGGAGGTAAAGCAATTGAGTCAGGGCTTTAAAAAGAAATCCTACAAGGAACGATTCATGGTCAAGATTGGCGCTCATATCAATACCATAGCTGTACAAGATGTACTTTTCTTTCGGGCAGATGGACGAACCGCTTATCTCTACACCAAAGAAGGAAAACGCTATATCATAGACTACAAACTCGAAGATCTAATGGAGATCTTAAATCCTGGTAATTTTTATCGGGTAAATCGCAGTTTTATTATCCAAATACATGCGATTCAGGATGTTCTTGTCTACTCAAATTCTCGACTAAAAATCATCCCTCCTATCAAACTGGATAAAGAGATCATAGTGAGTAGAGAAAAAGTTACTGACTTCAAGACCTGGCTCAAAGGCAACTAA
- a CDS encoding cold shock domain-containing protein translates to MPSGTVKFFNRRKGFGFIIPDDGSRDVFVHYSASEEQLNEGDKVNYELEETDKGLNAINVTFQE, encoded by the coding sequence ATGCCATCCGGTACAGTTAAATTTTTTAACCGAAGAAAGGGTTTCGGGTTCATTATTCCTGATGATGGAAGTAGAGATGTATTTGTGCATTATTCTGCTTCAGAGGAACAGTTGAATGAGGGCGACAAAGTGAATTACGAGCTCGAAGAAACCGACAAAGGCCTGAACGCAATAAACGTAACTTTCCAGGAATAA
- a CDS encoding cupin domain-containing protein, which produces MKDPRDQVDSSAVEDHGGILTIRGGGNRRNWNGIHYKQGMSAKNVGTTKLSANIATIPPGGVAAAHIHDGFELILYILKGKVRHEFGKGLKKILDNEAGDFIYIAPGVPHEVFNLSDTEEVVAFVARSAADEWDNIIPYDRNSED; this is translated from the coding sequence ATGAAAGACCCACGAGATCAAGTTGATTCCAGTGCCGTGGAGGATCATGGCGGTATTCTTACGATACGCGGAGGTGGGAATAGGAGAAATTGGAATGGCATCCACTATAAGCAAGGGATGTCGGCCAAAAATGTAGGAACCACTAAGTTATCTGCCAATATTGCGACCATACCTCCTGGTGGAGTTGCAGCGGCGCATATTCATGATGGATTTGAACTTATCCTCTATATTCTGAAAGGAAAAGTTCGGCATGAGTTTGGGAAAGGGCTCAAAAAGATTCTTGACAATGAAGCCGGAGATTTTATCTACATAGCTCCCGGAGTGCCTCATGAGGTCTTCAATCTAAGCGATACAGAAGAAGTTGTTGCATTTGTGGCTCGTTCGGCTGCAGATGAATGGGATAATATTATTCCCTATGACAGAAATTCTGAAGACTAA
- a CDS encoding CNNM domain-containing protein, which yields MGLLLGFFALSIIFSFLCSVWEAVLLSITPSYIKRKQNEAPAVGNLIANLKKDIDKPLSAILTLNTIAHTVGAIGVGAQAGAVFGDGGLDIFGFQIPMESIIATVMTLAILFLSEIIPKTLGANRWKEWAPFTARSLNFLLLILKPFVWLSNQITKLLKKDKSKSVFSKQDFAAMAEVVNESGEITEGDVELIRNVLEYDRLTAEDVMTPRPVMIMAEENTSLEEFYKTQKNLVFSRIPLYKDSKDVVTGFILKSDMLEGMLEGSGKEKLSSIKREIPVLSKKQTLRQVFEVLNDQRGHMAVVADEYGAITGLVTLEDVIETLFGLEIMDETDSVSDLQSFARKKWEERAKKLGLIE from the coding sequence ATGGGCTTACTTTTGGGCTTTTTTGCCCTTTCAATTATATTCTCTTTTCTGTGTTCCGTTTGGGAAGCGGTTCTTTTATCAATTACTCCATCTTACATAAAAAGGAAGCAAAATGAAGCTCCTGCTGTAGGAAATTTAATTGCAAATCTGAAGAAAGATATAGACAAACCTCTTTCAGCTATTTTAACGCTAAATACAATTGCTCATACAGTAGGTGCAATTGGGGTAGGAGCGCAGGCTGGAGCTGTTTTTGGAGATGGCGGATTGGATATATTTGGATTCCAAATTCCGATGGAGTCTATCATTGCAACTGTGATGACGCTGGCTATCTTATTTTTGTCTGAGATTATTCCTAAAACTTTAGGGGCAAATAGATGGAAAGAATGGGCACCTTTTACCGCTAGAAGCTTAAATTTCCTTTTGCTCATTTTGAAGCCCTTTGTATGGCTGAGTAACCAAATCACCAAACTGCTTAAGAAGGACAAATCCAAAAGTGTATTTAGCAAGCAGGATTTCGCAGCTATGGCAGAGGTGGTAAATGAAAGCGGGGAAATCACCGAAGGGGATGTGGAGTTGATTCGAAATGTGTTAGAGTATGATCGCCTGACTGCAGAAGATGTCATGACTCCTCGTCCAGTTATGATCATGGCTGAAGAAAACACGAGTCTGGAAGAATTTTATAAAACTCAGAAAAATCTGGTTTTCTCTCGCATACCTTTATATAAGGATAGCAAAGATGTTGTGACGGGTTTCATTCTTAAAAGTGATATGTTGGAGGGAATGCTGGAAGGAAGCGGGAAGGAAAAATTGTCATCAATTAAAAGAGAAATTCCTGTGTTGTCCAAAAAACAGACGCTTAGGCAGGTATTTGAAGTCCTGAATGATCAGCGTGGCCATATGGCAGTTGTAGCTGATGAGTATGGGGCTATTACAGGTCTTGTGACTTTGGAGGATGTTATAGAAACCTTATTTGGACTAGAGATCATGGATGAAACGGATTCCGTTTCGGATCTTCAATCCTTTGCCCGTAAAAAATGGGAAGAAAGAGCAAAAAAACTAGGACTCATTGAATAA